The following proteins come from a genomic window of Salminus brasiliensis chromosome 15, fSalBra1.hap2, whole genome shotgun sequence:
- the smcr8b gene encoding guanine nucleotide exchange protein smcr8b, giving the protein MIGSPDLLAFTTETDFREPPADPLALPEELSVPAYPPPNDPSPWSWTSRVKFDKDFILIAEFSEQVGPQPLLTIPDESKACGSFDLNHFSLRIMSVDYQTSFTGPAGASGPKLNFVEDAKVVLGDSREGAYAYVHHLTLYDLEARGFVRPFCMAYVSSQEEKVTRHFPQLSAEFSKAAECLKTGNRKNFANELDKKLGDLEYTRLVLMREIKRDRLNSLPTSEINGGATGNGASLEKGNSRLPLTKMEEKLKEKGGSVNAIEEEADVKNNGISGFHEGERQAGGGSVVLSAGGGNEHSERKGVGCTSLRWPDKAAELASVEKAIQEHRSLLKQVTSYPARKLRDPEFFPYEPYDAPHSLEPDLDPQIPEPGVDCSAFTHTSSHTPQLVSSSSCRQFDKRLKNLEELCDEYFLQQALKQLRSVERSFRGDDSYLLARQLTQNLLRHLKSTNFLFEDPCDLVAEAEQRFDGPQARPLLRLPVSPLQSEPVSLESYTSCVEMVPIKLEAAVNGQFLAEPNCVPASACCGDLPLTPDVPTEGDYDEKGEAVPMQMKDSVSSGESIEVLGTEKSFRTQGSHISMEALPQRPPSFPVPVLEGRKRRVATQRTNSEDSIEVLSITDSIIPDDLRASYPSAIYEETAECEAGEKGVEGDACDTRDVVLEEGHEDCLSTPCTPDTPTIVLTPPDPLNKVDYLDSHTTAGPILPMMDARYLQDGPLQLIRDDLSDCTSYLSLASTASELPLSPGLHGEKVAGISRRKRARLGRAALRFLRQFPFAVHAVYSLLSGRALVVLGSEETVVRRWVSALAIYTPHVGKYRESIQPWTSEPLQITDLLTWKLIGFNRMASPLSTSTPPSLIRYSRYLSVLDVDQRTLRCPAYRGSLICPLVEPRSQIVHGTTYYLYAQSVISKLVSKAFLLTFCHSLHLPSSPSEKARVERFRCDLHDDDMRILSFLSELITQRLSDGTPRILRFAYTASTVFKL; this is encoded by the exons ATGATTGGCTCTCCAGACCTGCTGGCTTTCACCACAGAGACAGATTTCCGAGAACCTCCCGCAGACCCACTCGCGCTTCCCGAGGAGCTGTCCGTCCCCGCATACCCTCCTCCTAACGACCCCTCGCCCTGGTCCTGGACGTCCAGGGTTAAGTTCGATAAGGACTTCATTCTAATAGCCGAGTTTTCAGAGCAGGTTGGCCCCCAGCCGTTACTCACGATTCCCGACGAAAGCAAGGCGTGTGGCTCGTTCGACCTCAACCACTTCTCCCTCAGAATAATGTCGGTGGACTATCAGACCTCCTTCACGGGCCCTGCCGGTGCCAGCGGTCCCAAGCTGAACTTCGTTGAAGATGCGAAAGTGGTTCTCGGCGACTCCAGGGAAGGGGCCTACGCTTACGTGCACCACCTGACGCTGTACGACCTGGAGGCCCGCGGTTTCGTGCGGCCCTTCTGCATGGCCTACGTGTCCTCCCAGGAGGAGAAGGTCACGAGGCATTTCCCTCAGCTGTCTGCAGAGTTCTCCAAGGCAGCCGAGTGTCTGAAGACTGGAAATAGGAAGAACTTTGCCAACGAACTGGACAAAAAGCTGGGAGACCTGGAGTACACCCGATTAGTGTTGATGAGGGAGATAAAGCGGGACAGGCTGAACAGTTTACCCACCAGCGAGATCAACGGAGGCGCGACCGGCAACGGAGCTTCACTGGAGAAAGGGAACAGTAGACTGCCGTTGACCAAGATGGAAGAGAAACTGAAAGAGAAAGGCGGAAGTGTGAATGCGATTGAGGAAGAAGCAGATGTAAAAAATAACGGCATCTCCGGTTTTCACGAAGGGGAACGTCAGGCAGGTGGCGGCTCGGTGGTGCTGAGTGCTGGTGGAGGAAATGAGCATTCAGAAAGAAAGGGTGTCGGATGTACCTCGTTACGGTGGCCTGATAAAGCCGCAGAGCTGGCTAGTGTAGAGAAAGCCATTCAGGAGCACAGAAGCCTTTTGAAACAGGTCACCTCCTACCCGGCCAGGAAGCTCAGAGATCCGGAGTTTTTCCCTTATGAGCCCTACGATGCCCCTCACTCTCTAGAACCTGACTTAGACCCCCAAATCCCTGAGCCAGGAGTGGACTGCAGTGCCTTCacccacacctcatcccacactCCACAGCTGGTCAGCTCCAGCTCGTGCCGGCAGTTTGACAAGCGCCTGAAGAATTTGGAGGAGCTCTGCGACGAGTACTTCCTCCAGCAGGCCCTGAAACAGCTCCGCTCGGTCGAGAGGAGCTTCCGCGGAGACGACAGCTACCTCCTGGCGCGACAGCTCACGCAAAACTTGCTCCGGCATCTCAAATCCACCAATTTCCTGTTCGAGGATCCGTGCGACCTGGTGGCAGAGGCAGAGCagaggttcgacggaccccaggcTCGGCCGTTGCTGCGCCTTCCCGTTTCACCGCTGCAGAGCGAACCTGTGAGCCTGGAGTCGTACACCTCCTGTGTGGAAATGGTACCAATCAAGCTTGAAGCCGCCGTCAACGGACAGTTTCTAGCGGAGCCCAACTGCGTCCCAGCTTCAGCTTGTTGCGGAGACCTGCCCTTGACGCCAGATGTGCCGACAGAAGGCGACTATGATGAAAAGGGGGAGGCAGTTCCCATGCAGATGAAGGACAGTGTAAGCAGTGGGGAGAGTATCGAGGTCTTGGGCACGGAGAAGTCCTTTCGAACTCAGGGATCTCACATTTCCATGGAAGCGCTTCCACAGAGACCTCCGTCATTCCCTGTGCCTGTCTTGGAAGGGCGGAAGCGGAGGGTGGCTACGCAACGGACGAACAGCGAGGACAGCATCGAGGTGCTCAGCATCACAgactccatcattccagatgatCTACGGGCCTCCTACCCTTCGGCCATCTATGAGGAAACCGCTGAGTGTGAGGCAGGGGAGAAAGGTGTGGAGGGTGACGCCTGTGACACAAGAGACGTAGTTCTGGAGGAGGGGCACGAAGACTGCCTGAGCACCCCGTGTACCCCCGATACCCCGACGATTGTTCTAACCCCACCTGACCCCCTGAATAAGGTCGACTATCTGGACTCGCATACCACAGCGGGGCCAATTCTTCCCATGATGGATGCAAGATATCTCCAGGACGGGCCTTTACAGCTCATACGAGATGACCTGTCCGACTGCACCAGTTACCTCAGCCTCGCCTCCACAGCCTCAGAACTCCCGCTCTCTCCTGGTCTCCACGGGGAGAAGGTTGCGGGTATAAGTCGGCGAAAGCGCGCCAGGTTAGGACGGGCAGCGCTGCGCTTCCTGCGGCAGTTTCCGTTTGCGGTGCATGCGGTCTACAGCCTGCTGAGCGGCCGGGCGCTGGTGGTGCTGGGGAGCGAGGAAACGGTAGTCAGACGCTGGGTCTCGGCACTGGCCATCTATACCCCACATGTGGGCAAGTACAGAGAGAGCATCCAGCCGTGGACGTCGGAGCCTCTGCAGATTACTGACCTGCTAACCTGGAAACTCATCGGCTTCAACAG GATGGCCTCTCCTTTGTCCACCAGCACGCCCCCCAGCTTAATCCGCTACAGCCGTTACCTCAGCGTACTGGACGTGGACCAGAGGACTTTGCGATGCCCGGCCTACAGAGGTTCTCTGATTTGCCCACTGGTGGAGCCGCGGAGCCAGATTGTTCATGGCACCACCTACTACCTGTACGCGCAAAGCGTCATCAGCAAGCTCGTGTCTAAAGCGTTCCTGCTCACCTTCTGCCACAGCCTCCACCTTCCCAG
- the mief2 gene encoding mitochondrial dynamics protein MID49 gives MYHSSKRRGEDGIAAIIDFLLSNARLVLGVGGAAVLGIATLAVKKLIERAGRPPDDEKPDKKMTDSWEELGLVSASPKVLRKGIEGVVMKQITAATKKADLSQPPPPPQPQKNEAEANPRRRRMDLCVLTLAERLQQYYRTRVCLPADEVSRAKQRALDIAMEIRTFLRSKHTDMPLGEMTLAGSLLDDLQVVKADHACLLIPLELEPSLWTPIAGEDTFLGHPQYCMLRRENLEYFPRGRSYWDRHLLGGYLSSRLVAEQLGKSIMESMNWPSLSGILECEVRPVLGSPALKLEIRGMSESTHDAEEQLFISVLPTVRLGEMTLTAQPEITGSFDYVWYHSLYTSETARLASLDQSGGGSEVRRKCLKTLKAVCRNCPALHRLTGAQLSNVVLHMSDKESDWSEAAFADRFQQAITELIGYLEMGVLPSYFKPAVNLLQGFSEDDIDEMGFMLYCAVSEPEILLI, from the exons ATGTATCACTCTAGTAAACGACGGGGGGAAGATGGAATCGCCGCCATCATCGACTTCCTGCTGTCAAACGCCAGGCTGGTGCTTGGAGTGGGCGGGGCTGCCGTGCTGGGCATCGCCACATTAGCTGTGAAAAAG CTGATAGAGCGCGCTGGTCGACCTCCTGATGATGAGAAGCCCGATAAGAAGATGACGGACAGCTGGGAGGAGCTCGGCCTGGTCAGTGCCTCGCCCAAAGTCCTACGGAAGGGCATTGAGGGTGTGGTCATGAAACAGATCACTGCAGCAACCAAGAAAG CGGATTTGTCTCAGCCCCCTCCGCCTCCCCAGCCCCAGAAGAACGAGGCCGAAGCCAACCCCCGGCGCAGGCGGATGGACCTGTGCGTGCTGACGCTTGCGGAGCGCCTGCAGCAGTATTACCGCACACGCGTGTGTCTGCCCGCTGATGAGGTGTCCAGGGCTAAGCAGCGCGCTCTGGACATCGCCATGGAGATCCGCACCTTCCTGCGCTCCAAACACACCGACATGCCTTTGGGAGAGATGACCTTAGCGGGGTCGCTACTCGATGACCTGCAGGTGGTCAAAGCTGATCATGCCTGTCTGCTCATACCTCTggag CTGGAGCCCAGTCTGTGGACCCCTATTGCAGGAGAGGACACTTTCTTGGGCCACCCTCAGTACTGCATGCTGCGCCGCGAAAACCTCGAGTATTTCCCACGTGGGCGGAGCTACTGGGACCGCCACCTCCTCGGCGGCTACCTTTCGTCCCGGCTCGTCGCCGAGCAGCTGGGCAAGTCCATAATGGAGTCCATGAACTGGCCATCGCTGAGCGGGATCCTGGAGTGCGAGGTCCGGCCAGTGCTCGGCTCTCCGGCGCTCAAGCTCGAGATCCGCGGCATGAGCGAGAGCACCCACGATGCCGAAGAGCAGCTGTTCATCAGCGTGCTGCCGACGGTGCGCCTGGGCGAGATGACGCTGACTGCGCAGCCGGAGATCACCGGCTCGTTCGACTACGTATGGTACCACAGCCTGTACACCAGCGAAACGGCGCGATTGGCCAGCCTCGACCAATCAGGCGGCGGCTCCGAGGTCCGAAGGAAGTGCCTCAAAACGTTAAAGGCTGTGTGCCGGAACTGCCCCGCCCTCCACAGGCTCACGGGCGCCCAGCTTAGCAACGTCGTCCTGCACATGAGCGACAAAGAATCTGATTGGTCCGAAGCGGCCTTCGCTGATCGGTTCCAGCAGGCTATCACGGAGCTGATTGGCTATTTGGAGATGGGGGTCCTGCCCAGTTATTTTAAGCCTGCCGTCAACCTGCTGCAGGGCTTCAGTGAGGACGACATTGACGAGATGGGCTTCATGCTCTACTGTGCTGTCAGCGAGCCGGAGATACTGCTCATATGA